In Pedobacter sp. W3I1, one DNA window encodes the following:
- a CDS encoding IS4 family transposase, with the protein MSKNTFFTGQPVLNQLLSLIDRNSVRSLSRRGGYDHYYKYFDTFCHLVTMLYSSLNNCTSTREVVSGMHACHSKLLHLGISSPPARSTLCDANSKRPFDVFQQIYELLYKRHRHLLPDSRLKQYDKLFIADSSTITLFQRILDAPSPGKMNGKRKGGIKVHTLIGAAEHVPLKISFTAASANDMPFLKEIDLEEGSFIVFDKGYVDYSEYERIGKQGAFFVTRQKKDARYEIVESRELTLQSMMAGVQNDQILIQGTRTQREKIRLNVRMVTFFDAESGRTFEFLTNNFSLLPEEIAEIYKKRWLIEMLFKRVKQNFPLKYFLGDNENAIQIWCAFISDLLIKVVQVQLKRKWAFSNLRSIIRLHMMSYISLYKFLNNPEKLSMGKGNNNQLKLGALEIDFKT; encoded by the coding sequence ATGAGCAAAAATACATTTTTTACCGGACAGCCGGTCTTAAACCAGCTATTAAGTTTGATCGACCGAAATTCTGTGAGGTCATTGTCACGCCGTGGCGGTTACGACCATTATTATAAGTATTTTGATACTTTTTGCCACCTGGTTACAATGCTCTATAGTAGCTTGAACAATTGCACCAGCACCCGCGAAGTGGTCAGCGGGATGCACGCATGCCACTCCAAGCTTCTTCATTTGGGTATAAGCAGCCCCCCGGCAAGAAGTACCCTGTGCGATGCCAACAGTAAAAGGCCTTTCGATGTTTTTCAACAGATTTACGAGCTTTTATACAAACGGCACCGGCATCTTTTACCGGACAGCCGATTAAAACAGTATGATAAGCTCTTCATTGCGGATTCATCCACCATCACGCTTTTCCAACGGATACTCGATGCGCCCAGCCCTGGGAAGATGAACGGAAAAAGAAAGGGCGGGATCAAGGTTCACACCCTGATCGGTGCAGCTGAGCATGTGCCCTTAAAAATCAGTTTTACTGCCGCTAGTGCGAATGACATGCCCTTCCTGAAAGAGATAGACCTTGAAGAAGGGTCATTTATTGTTTTTGACAAAGGTTATGTGGATTATTCGGAGTATGAGAGAATCGGAAAACAGGGCGCTTTTTTTGTCACCAGACAGAAAAAAGATGCAAGATATGAGATCGTTGAAAGTAGGGAACTGACCCTGCAGAGCATGATGGCAGGTGTGCAGAATGATCAGATATTGATACAGGGGACACGTACGCAACGGGAAAAGATCAGGCTGAACGTACGTATGGTTACCTTTTTTGATGCGGAATCGGGACGGACATTCGAATTCCTAACCAACAATTTCTCCCTGTTGCCCGAAGAGATCGCAGAAATATACAAAAAGCGCTGGCTCATCGAGATGCTCTTCAAAAGGGTAAAGCAGAACTTTCCCCTTAAATATTTCCTTGGGGACAATGAAAACGCAATCCAGATATGGTGTGCTTTTATATCCGATCTGCTGATAAAAGTTGTACAGGTACAGCTCAAAAGAAAATGGGCATTTTCCAATTTAAGGTCAATTATCAGGCTACACATGATGAGCTACATTAGCTTGTACAAATTCCTTAACAATCCTGAAAAGCTAAGTATGGGAAAAGGTAATAACAACCAGCTAAAATTGGGGGCCTTGGAAATAGATTTTAAGACATAA
- a CDS encoding phosphotransferase enzyme family protein: MELNLDSEVLKAYGYAKENTKITQIGTGLINRTYLLSPLSEKKKYILQNINTSVFKSPQAIANNLRAIADYLTFTYPEYLFIKPVSTTNSEEMAHIHHEYWRMLPFVPNTISLDVLADPKQAYEAAKQFGKLSRLLDHFDAKTLQPTIPGFHNLGLRYEQFTSALSQAAEMLKHKAKAQIEDALAHKYILDYYTSYSHRTDFPDRVMHHDTKISNVLLDDETYEGICVIDLDTIMPGKFISDLGDMMRTYLCAFSENETDLDKIKIRLPYFEAMIRGYLSEMKSILTQTEKELILFSGKYIIYMQALRFLTDFLSGNNYYPTSYSTQNLDRAKNQFKLLYELSINEKELQDIIEENLV; the protein is encoded by the coding sequence ATGGAACTAAATTTAGATTCCGAAGTTTTAAAAGCCTACGGATACGCTAAAGAAAATACAAAAATTACGCAAATAGGTACGGGTTTAATTAACCGTACTTATTTGCTTTCGCCCCTATCCGAAAAGAAGAAATATATTCTTCAAAACATAAATACTTCGGTTTTTAAATCGCCACAAGCTATTGCGAATAATCTCCGCGCTATTGCCGATTACCTTACTTTCACTTATCCTGAGTATCTTTTTATTAAGCCTGTTTCTACAACAAATAGTGAAGAAATGGCGCATATCCATCATGAATATTGGCGGATGCTTCCTTTCGTGCCCAATACCATCTCGCTAGACGTTTTAGCCGATCCTAAGCAAGCATATGAGGCTGCTAAACAATTTGGCAAACTGAGCAGATTGTTAGATCATTTTGACGCGAAAACACTTCAGCCTACTATCCCGGGTTTCCACAATTTAGGTTTAAGGTACGAACAGTTTACATCAGCATTAAGCCAGGCAGCAGAAATGCTAAAGCATAAGGCAAAAGCACAAATTGAAGATGCTTTGGCACATAAGTACATTTTAGATTATTATACCTCATACTCACACAGGACTGATTTTCCAGATCGTGTAATGCACCACGATACTAAAATCAGCAATGTTTTATTAGATGATGAAACCTATGAGGGGATTTGCGTAATTGATCTGGATACCATCATGCCCGGTAAATTCATTTCCGATTTGGGCGATATGATGCGCACTTACCTTTGTGCTTTCTCCGAAAATGAAACCGATCTTGATAAGATAAAGATACGTTTACCCTACTTTGAAGCGATGATAAGAGGCTATCTATCGGAAATGAAAAGCATTTTAACCCAAACAGAAAAAGAACTTATCTTATTTTCGGGCAAATACATCATTTATATGCAGGCATTGCGTTTTTTAACCGATTTTTTAAGTGGTAATAATTATTATCCGACAAGCTATTCTACACAAAATTTAGATAGGGCAAAAAATCAATTTAAACTACTGTATGAATTATCTATAAATGAGAAAGAATTACAAGATATTATTGAAGAGAATTTGGTTTAA
- the dnaK gene encoding molecular chaperone DnaK translates to MGKIIGIDLGTTNSCVSVMEGNEPVVIANSEGKRTTPSIVAFAENGERKVGEPAKRQAITNPTKTIYSIKRFMGSSYDESAKEAGRVPYKVVKGDNNTPRVEIDDRKYTPQEISAMILQKMKKTAEDFLGQEVTEAVITVPAYFNDAQRQATKEAGEIAGLTVKRIINEPTAAALAYGLDKAHKDMKIVVFDCGGGTHDVSVLELGDGVFEVKSTDGDTHLGGDDFDHIIIDWLTTEFKAENSMDLAKDPMALQRLKEAAEKAKIELSSTTSTEINLPYITADASGPKHLVRTLSRAKFEQLADSLIKRTIDPCKSALKNAGLSTSDIDEIILVGGSTRIPAIQEAVKAFFGKEPSKGVNPDEVVAIGAAIQGGVLTGDVKDVLLLDVTPLSLGIETMGGVMTKLIESNTTIPTKKSETFSTAADNQPSVEIHILQGERPMAAQNRTIGRFILDGIPPAPRGVPQVEVAFDIDANGILHVSAKDKATGKEQKIRIEASSGLTDAEIKKMKEEAEANAADDAKQKEEADKINGADALIFSTEKQLKEFGDKLSADKKAPIEAGLEKLKAAHLSRNFADIDAAQAELQAAWNVASEEMYKAGEQPQGGEQPQADGQPQGGGDNVTDVDFEEVKEDDKK, encoded by the coding sequence ATGGGAAAAATTATTGGAATAGACTTAGGAACAACAAACTCTTGCGTAAGCGTAATGGAAGGCAACGAGCCTGTAGTTATCGCAAACAGTGAGGGTAAACGTACTACACCGTCTATTGTTGCTTTTGCAGAAAACGGTGAGCGTAAGGTTGGCGAGCCTGCTAAACGTCAGGCTATAACCAACCCAACAAAAACGATATATTCGATTAAACGCTTTATGGGTAGCAGCTACGACGAAAGTGCGAAAGAAGCTGGGCGTGTACCTTATAAAGTAGTTAAAGGTGATAACAACACACCACGTGTTGAAATCGACGACAGAAAATATACTCCACAAGAAATTTCTGCAATGATTTTGCAGAAAATGAAAAAAACTGCCGAAGATTTCTTGGGTCAGGAAGTAACTGAAGCAGTAATTACTGTACCAGCTTATTTTAACGATGCGCAACGTCAGGCTACTAAAGAAGCTGGCGAAATTGCAGGTTTAACTGTAAAACGTATCATTAACGAACCTACTGCAGCTGCTTTAGCTTATGGTTTAGATAAAGCACATAAAGACATGAAAATTGTTGTGTTTGACTGTGGTGGTGGTACACATGACGTTTCTGTATTGGAATTAGGTGATGGTGTTTTCGAAGTAAAATCGACCGATGGCGATACGCACTTAGGTGGTGATGACTTTGACCACATTATTATTGATTGGTTAACTACCGAATTCAAAGCTGAAAACAGCATGGATTTAGCTAAAGATCCAATGGCTTTACAACGTTTAAAAGAAGCTGCTGAGAAAGCGAAAATTGAATTATCAAGCACAACTTCAACTGAAATTAACTTACCATACATTACTGCTGATGCTAGTGGCCCTAAACACTTAGTACGTACATTATCTCGTGCTAAATTTGAGCAATTGGCTGATAGCTTAATTAAACGTACTATCGACCCTTGTAAATCTGCTTTGAAAAATGCTGGTTTAAGCACAAGCGATATCGACGAAATTATCCTGGTAGGTGGTTCTACACGTATTCCTGCTATCCAGGAAGCGGTTAAAGCTTTCTTCGGTAAAGAACCAAGTAAAGGTGTTAACCCTGATGAGGTTGTAGCTATCGGTGCTGCTATTCAAGGCGGTGTGTTGACTGGTGATGTGAAAGATGTATTGTTATTAGACGTTACACCTTTATCATTAGGTATTGAAACTATGGGTGGTGTAATGACTAAATTAATCGAGTCTAACACAACTATCCCAACTAAAAAATCGGAGACTTTCTCAACTGCAGCTGATAACCAGCCTTCAGTAGAAATCCATATTTTACAAGGTGAGCGCCCAATGGCTGCTCAGAACCGTACAATTGGCCGTTTTATTTTAGATGGTATTCCACCAGCACCTCGTGGTGTGCCTCAGGTAGAAGTTGCTTTCGATATTGATGCTAACGGTATTTTACACGTAAGTGCTAAAGATAAAGCTACTGGTAAAGAGCAAAAAATCCGTATCGAAGCATCTTCAGGTTTAACTGATGCGGAGATCAAAAAAATGAAAGAAGAAGCTGAAGCTAATGCAGCAGATGATGCTAAGCAGAAAGAAGAAGCTGATAAAATCAACGGTGCTGATGCTTTAATTTTCTCAACTGAGAAACAATTAAAAGAGTTTGGTGATAAATTATCTGCTGATAAAAAAGCACCAATCGAAGCTGGTTTAGAGAAATTAAAAGCAGCGCATTTATCACGTAACTTTGCAGATATCGATGCAGCACAAGCTGAATTACAAGCTGCATGGAACGTAGCATCAGAAGAAATGTACAAAGCTGGTGAGCAACCTCAGGGTGGCGAACAACCACAAGCTGATGGTCAGCCTCAAGGTGGTGGCGATAACGTTACTGATGTTGATTTTGAAGAAGTAAAAGAAGACGATAAGAAATAA